atcataatgatataaataaatatatatataaaaataactccACGTATATATTTACCCTTAAAGtgtgacaaaaataaaagaattttactaTTCATAAGCCCCTCTATCACacttcatataatttttattatttttatttttttaaatttttttaattttaaaataattaaattattttactaatcATCTATTATCACACATTTgataataaaaacaatttaaaataatttttcaaaacaaaatcgTGGAACACTTTCTCCCACAAATCCTCCATCGAAACACACGGTTATgagttttatataatttaatataaagttTTGGACCCTCCTGGCCTCCTCCCGCCATTGACACTGTCACCGTATGAAAGAATCTCTCATCCTTTTTTCTGTGGGCTCTGTGTTTGTGGTGTGAAATTAGTAATGGCTTGGGCTCTGCCATTGCCGCCCTTGAAATTAGCAGCAGCATCATCATCTCAAGAGtcatcctcttcctcttcctcttcctcttctccttcttcctttAGCTACAGACCTGCTGTTATTCTTCCAGTTTagtttccctctctctctctctctctctctctctctcttgtctcCTTGAATACTTATATATAGCGCCAAAAGGAAGGGTGGTTTTGAGTGTCTCTGTGTCCATGCAGGGCTTGGGGAACAACTCTAGTGACTACAACAAGTTGGAGGTTACTTTGAAAGAGCAGTACGGCGTGCCCACCCTGGTTGCCAAGGTCTCAAGGCTTGATTGGCTCAGGAATGCCGCCGGTTTGGTAGACCCCAACTACTGGCGTGGAACTCTCCGTCCTCGCCCTGTCCTGGATTGGTACGTTGTTAATTCCCTTTTCCTTTCTGGTTTTCTGCACAGAGCCGGAGCAATCCGGTGGTTCAACCGGAAATACTCTAAAAACGGCAGGGTTTTTTTAGTTCAGTATTGTCCGCCTTACACATTACAACTCCCGTCACCGTTGAGCCAGAAACACCCAAACTGAGCTTTAAGAACTATTTTGATTAGTCATGCTGTTTTTATTAtacttgattattttattattctttacaTATATTGATGATAATCTATTAAAAAAGAGCAACCGGTGCAATGCTGATTAAAACAATGAAAAAGGAGCAATCGGTTCAATCGGTGCTGGTTTTTCCCTGTTGATGTTTGGTGGGATTCTCTTATCAAAAATGTTTGGTGGGATTCTTTCTGTTAACTGTTGTTTAGTACTAGAATAAGCAAACACCAATTCGACTAAGTATGGTAGCAGGTACTTACACTAACACAAAAACACCAAATGTTTTGTATGAATACTACGACTACTCGACTTTTGCAAGTCATTATCTcgacaaaatatttatttcaaatgaaATCTAGAGGGACAATCGGTTCAATCAGTTTCATACTGAGAAGCGACTTTTCTCTATGTTCATGTTGGGCGGGATTCTGATAAATGTGATTTGGTACTAAAATAAGCATACATTAATACGACTAAATATGGTAGCAGGTACCTGAAGAGGATTGAAGAGGCTGTTCTGGAGGCTAAGGAGTTGGCTCAAGGTTTATTCGTATCTATCCTATAGTTTGTACCTGTAAATGTTTTGCATCGATATCCATCTATCTTATTCTTCTCAGTTTTAGATGAACAATGTCAATATATGAATTTGTGTAGGACGTGAATCACTCATTtcattctgcattctttctattTCAGAATTTTTCATGTGCTTTGCCATAGGAATTAGGTTAAAATAAAACGAAAGGATCTCTGGAACTGTTACTAGATTTGGGACATGTGAGAGACCAATAGAGAATGTCAGTTAGGTGTGTCCCCTCTTGGCAGAGATTGGCACATCCTCATTTGCCATCTGCAACAccactttcctttttctctctcagggctctctccctccctctcatTTGCTAGATGCTTCGCATTGGTTTCGTTGCCAACTCATTGCAGGAACCGGCTCTTCTTCTCTCACAGGTTTCTTTATTTCTCTCACCTACGCACACCCTTACTCCTAGATGcgtaattataatattattttctagcTTGTAAGCCTAAGGACAACTGATCTTAGCAGCAATATTTGTTTAGCGCCCCAGAATCCATGCACATCATCCTCCATTAGCTATCATGGattttcactaacaaaaggcacaCACTCCAACTGTtggctaaaaaaaataaaaaataaaaaattgttccTCTCATATTATTCATTTGATAAACTCAGATACATTTATTACTGTACATTGTTTTTCAACAACAGATTTCATGTTTGAAACTAAACTGCTACAGATTTAAGATAACAAATTCCAAAATCTAAAATTCTTGGTTATTGGTTTGGCTTGGATAGTATCTCATCCTTGTCTACACTTGGCTTCTTATCCTGTAGGCTTTGAGTTTGAacttatacatttttttttttttttttttttgatgagttTGAACTTATACATTGTCCCTTTATTTTGAAACTTCTGTATTATTTGCCTCAATATGCCCCCAAAAACCTAGCTGTAAATTATGGATGTTGAGTTGGTCCCGCAGAAGGTGAAATATGAAGGAGCTAAGTGTTACAGTTAAGACATCGGCCAGTTGATACTTGGTAAAAATGAAGTAGACATCCAAAGTATGTCTGGCAACCTGGTCTCAAGCAAAATGAAAATGTATATCGATATGCATGAAGGGCTAGGTTGGAGGTGAGATAGTGACCCCAATATTATCATCCCATGTGATTGGTGGCCGCGAAAGAAAACTACCaagccaacaaaaaaaaaaaaaaaacacatacacaaaaataaatgatgGTTTTATATGCATGGTACATTTGTTATCTTCTTTCTAGTTTGGCATatccttttgtatacttcctgtgtactagGGTTGTACCCCTCTGcacattttaataatattgcactacttatataaaaaaaaaaaaaaaaaaaaaaaaaaatctaaaaacctCTAATACTCCTATCCCAcccaatttttatttgttcactTCGATCCTGACCCAAACAGATAACAACAACAGCTCTCTACTTAGCAATAGCTGTTGGAAACAATAAACGGCTGGAATTAGTAAACAACTAACTAACTTGTTACTTCTAACCCGAATATGATTGTAAAACCAACTCATTGGTGCTTATGGGGTGGCTGGACAGCCAAACTTGAGAGTTTGCTTATCGGATTATTGAATGACTAGCAGCAGCTGAAAAAGTTGGCTTTATTTCTCTCGAAAAGTAAACCCAGAGGTCCTCATTATCTATGTGAATTGGCAacaagaaacccgtcttttatttcattcttccaattgaagcccacatacaccataccattggtttccctcaagcccaagaagtcccACACGCCCCTAAGGTTTCCCATCTAGCCATGgctaagcttttagcttgagttAGGGCACTAATCGACTTACACATGATAAGTCATctcccatgttttgagcttaatttcctttttaattctttctaacctttttgatatggaccttattacttttattgttgtttttatcattcttagattgaattagaagattaggctttatccaACACTTATCAATAGAAGCAAAGCCTTGTCAATGCCCAAATCAGTTTATTTTGGGATGTCCAAGTGTCTGGGAAGGTCTAGGTTGAATCTTTCTTTTGAGCTAAATACCTTTGAATGGGAGAGTGACATTTTGATGTATTTGGGAGTGATCCATTTGTACCAAAACTGAATATAAGTGTGGTATATTGATAAAGTTTCGTctccatttattttttgatccaaTACCTTTTTCCGACCCAAATACCTTAAAGGAGCACCCTTTTAACTTCTTTTATTGATTCTTTCTGCCCAAGATCAagaaaatgctctaaaaaagaaaacacggTTGATAGAATCAAACATGTGAGGATTATAAGATATGATTTGTTGGCCAACAAGATGACTAGTTTCAGTTTCATCTCCATTTTATTCATCATGCTTTCAAGTTGTATTAATTAACTTTATTTCAACTTTGGCTCTTGCTCTCATTTTGGCTGAAGCTTTGCCCCATCCTTTGTCATGTATTTGCTTTAAGAATCTGTTTAGTATTGTTGAATGTTCGTTTACTTTCAGTTGTTGCATAAGGGTGTCCATGGTATAGGTTACAGAAATATTTCCTCGCACTAGAGATAATCTGATGTTGTATACTGGCATACTGCAACCTTTTATGTTCCTTTTTTTGTTCTGTTAGGGAACGCTCTTTGGATGaacttagatattttttttcgaCACCTTATTTCTATCGGCTTATGCAATTGTACTCAATGGGGCtagttttcattattttcttgtatCCTTTTCTAGCTCCTAACTTGTAACTAGGTGTTCTCTTTCATATACTTCCTGCCaatttgggctatgcctatttacttgattTGATTAAACTTCACTACTTATAGAAAATGTtcatttttttgtgaaaaagaaGTCTGTCGGtataatgtgtgtgtgtgtgtgtgatatgaTTGCCTACACTCTTTAGGACGAGAATAAATAACTGAAAAATTGGAGATGTGGGCCAAGAGGCCACTGGAAATTGTTTTCTAGCCTTTAGATATAATTCTGTCATGAAGACACAACCAATGCACCATAAAAAGATGTGCTTACAATGGCCGTTTCTGAATTTCTGGAAAATATCTTATTCTAGGTGGGACTTTATCCTTGATTGGACACTCAGCTGGAGGATGGCTTGCTCGTGTTTACATGCAGGAATTTGGACTGTCTGATATCTCCTTGTTATTGACTCTTGGAACCCCCCACCTGTAGGTTACCAAATTTTAATTGTGCTTTCTTGCTGATAACTAtttaatcttttcaattttagCTATACAATGTCCATTTTTCTGCCTTTTAGAATTGGGTTTATGGAACGTGCAAGTAATTATAGTTGCTCTATCTGATGAGCATAGTTTAACTTTAATCATGAAAACGACCATCAGCtatgttttcattatttttttctttttctttccattgcTGTTTTCCCAGTCCACCTCCCAAAGGTCTGCCAGGGGTTATTGATCAAACAAGGGGTCTTCTGGACTATGTTGACAAACATTGCTCTAAAGCCGTGTACAATCATCATTTGAAATATGTATGTATTGCTGGGAGGTAAACTCAATACAGGACCCTGCTTTTGTTTTTGCATCTAATTTGCTTTTGGTTTGTTTATCCGGCAATCatcttgctatttcatattattCAATTCTTTAGGCGCTTCATGTCTACCAATTTATTTGACCTAAGAGAGCCATTGATGAAGCAATTTTACCCTTTTCTTGCTTATTTGGAGATTTCCTATATTTCAAGATCAATaaagataattattttatagatagCTAATTAGCTTGGACATCAGAAAATTTTGATTGCATACAACCAAATAGGAAACTACCTGAAATGGTCTAAATCAGCCAATTGGTGTGGGGAATGGCGAGTACACTTCCCTGAGGTATTTAATAACCTTGCTTCTGCTTGCTGCTGCTCTTGTTCATATTTTTGCCCACTTGGTGTGTTACTCTACTAGCAGgtgtttgtttgtttctttttatttatttatttattttttataaacggGAAAACTCTGCAAATGATTAATTTTGAAGGAAATTTGACTGCTGAAAGCCCACAACTGTAACCTATTGCCTCAGTATTAACCTGGCTAGAGTTCATAAATTTCATCATGACTTTTCAAGCAGTCTGTTTTCAACTGCTGATGAGCTTTAGTAGCAGTTCACTGATGCTTGGAGACATGAGCTAAGGAATTTTGCTGCCATTTTTGTATGTTTGGATTTTACCAGGAACCATCCACTTGCAAGAGTTAAACAGTTGGTTAAACTGTCTCATTTTGTACCTAATAAGAATTCAAAATGCTAATGATTTTAGTCTAGAGGTTTTCATTGTAGCATGATATTAGCACAATGTTGTAAAACAAGATGTTCGTGGATGAATGAGGTTAAACAGTatacttgcacattagatgttCATGAGTGAAGTAGTCTTTAATTTATAAGAAGTGGTGATTGTCTCTATgatctctttgtttttgttatttcatatttaattatgGATTCTTGAATTTAAGTGGATGTCTTAAACTGCAGGTATATTCAGGGGGCTCCATTTTTTGGCAGTTCAATTGCAAATGTTGAGTCTGTGATTCCTAATGACAATGCTGAGGTTGCTGTTGTTAATGATGTGGGCACATCAGCATCAAATGCGACAACCTTGCGTGCTCGCCTTGTTGGCCAAGGTTACAAGCAGGTAAAGTCAGTTGTGCTAGCAGTTCATTATGTAGTTTAGTCCTGAAATTATAAGTGTCGTCATCTCAGACCTCAAGTTCTGTGTTATCTTCTTTTTGCGTAAGTCATATTGCTATCCCTGGGGGTAATCGGCGTCTCATGTTTGAAGTGCCAACAGACTAACAATGAGGTATATAATATTCCCAGGTTTGTGGAAAGGCAGATATATGGGGTGATGGGGTTGTGCCGGAAGTGTCAGCGCATCTGGAAGGTGCGTATAACATCACCCTGGATGGAGTTTACCACTCACCAGTTGGTTCAGATGATGCATCAACACCATGGTACGGTTCTCCTGTCATTGTTGAAAAATGGATACACCACCTCCTCAACTAATGATGGATGTGAAAGCT
This genomic interval from Carya illinoinensis cultivar Pawnee chromosome 2, C.illinoinensisPawnee_v1, whole genome shotgun sequence contains the following:
- the LOC122300107 gene encoding uncharacterized protein LOC122300107 gives rise to the protein MAWALPLPPLKLAAASSSQESSSSSSSSSSPSSFSYRPAVILPGLGNNSSDYNKLEVTLKEQYGVPTLVAKVSRLDWLRNAAGLVDPNYWRGTLRPRPVLDWYLKRIEEAVLEAKELAQGGTLSLIGHSAGGWLARVYMQEFGLSDISLLLTLGTPHLPPPKGLPGVIDQTRGLLDYVDKHCSKAVYNHHLKYVCIAGRYIQGAPFFGSSIANVESVIPNDNAEVAVVNDVGTSASNATTLRARLVGQGYKQVCGKADIWGDGVVPEVSAHLEGAYNITLDGVYHSPVGSDDASTPWYGSPVIVEKWIHHLLN